One part of the Vicia villosa cultivar HV-30 ecotype Madison, WI linkage group LG6, Vvil1.0, whole genome shotgun sequence genome encodes these proteins:
- the LOC131609530 gene encoding 4-hydroxy-tetrahydrodipicolinate synthase, chloroplastic, whose amino-acid sequence MATLKTCTGVCFSGSAFPLHPSNVTTSNKNTRSSCWKPTQAAVKSTFHLPMRSYEMKNRTCTEDIKCLRLITAIKTPYLPDGRFDLEAYDTLVNMQIENGVEGVIVGGTTGEGQLMSWEEHIMLIAHTVNCFGGNIKVIGNTGSNSTREAIHATEQGFAVGMHGALHINPYYGKTSLDGMVAHFQSVLSMGPTIIYNVPSRTGQDIPPHVIQNLAQSTCLAGVKECVGNDRIKEYTDNKIVVWSGNDDQCHDARWGYGATGVISVASNLIPGLMHELMFGGKNPALNSKLLPLIDWLFHMPNPIGLNTALAQLGVVRPVFRLPFVPLPLEKRIEFANLVKEIGRQHFVGTQDVQVLDDNDFFLVSRY is encoded by the exons ATGGCTACATTGAAGACCTGTACCGGTGTTTGCTTCTCAGGATCCGCTTTTCCGCTCCATCCTTCCAATGTTACTACTAGTAACAAAAACACTAg GAGCTCTTGCTGGAAGCCTACACAAGCAGCTGTGAAATCTACTTTCCACCTCCCAATGCGTAGTTATGAGATGAAGAATAG GACTTGTACTGAGGACATAAAGTGTCTGAGATTGATAACTGCCATTAAGACTCCATACCTACCTGATGGTCGATTTGATCTTGAAGCGTATGATACCTTGGTAAATATGCAGATTGAGAATGGAGTTGAAGGTGTTATTGTTGGTGGCACAACTGGTGAAGGGCAACTAATGAGCTGGGAAGAACACATAATGCTTATTGCGCACACAGTCAACTGTTTTGGTGGGAATATCAAGGTTATTGGAAATACTGGAAGTAACTCAACCAGGGAAGCAATTCATGCCACAGAACAAGGTTTTGCAGTTGGAATGCATGGTGCCCTTCATATAAATCCTTACTATGGAAAAACTTCCTTGGATGGCATGGTTGCACACTTTCAAAGTGTGCTTTCCATGGGACCCACAATCATATATAATGTGCCTTCGCGAACTGGTCAAGACATTCCTCCGCATGTGATTCAAAACTTAGCTCAAAGTACTTGCTTAGCTGGTGTCAAGGAATGCGTGGGAAATGACCGGATCAAAGAGTATACTGATAATAAAATTGTTGTGTGGAGTGGTAATGATGATCAATGCCATGATGCTAGATGGGGTTATGGAGCTACTGGAGTGATATCTGTTGCAAGCAACCTGATTCCTGGCTTAATGCATGAACTCATGTTTGGGGGGAAAAATCCTGCACTGAATTCCAAGCTCTTGCCTTTGATTGACTGGCTTTTCCACATGCCAAATCCCATTGGTTTGAACACAGCTCTTGCTCAACTTGGAGTTGTCAGGCCAGTTTTCAGGCTGCCATTTGTACCTCTCCCTTTGGAGAAAAGGATAGAATTTGCCAATTTGGTGAAGGAAATTGGTCGACAGCATTTCGTTGGAACTCAAGACGTTCAGGTTCTTGATGACAACGACTTTTTCTTGGTTAGTCGTTATTAA